The DNA segment ttgttcattttttaaagtcatgattcatttaaaatatcttGAGAGACATTGTTTTTATCTCATGAACACACAGTAAATGGTGAATATCAACTCACGTTTGTCTTAGGAGGAAATGACGCACAGACAAGGCGGAGAAAGTCCAGAAGGGAGGAGAAAACTGGGGGAAAAATCAAGATGAAATTGAGGAAATGTGAGAAGAGTGTACGCTGGTCGACCCAATCCGTTGTCAGATCATGCAGGCAGCAGCTTGTGCAGAAcagtgcagctgcagactggagtCTTTCTAAGGAATATGAGTCTTAAAACCTTCCCTCAGCTGGTCAGAATATCTGTTTGGTGTCTCAAAACCGACCTGTTTAGACGAAGAAAGGGAGCCGAAAGTTGACACCTTCCCTTCCTTAGTTTCTCTTCCAGAACTGAACTGTTAGTCAGCATAAAGTGAATCTCCAAgaggcaaaaaacaaaaaaaacaaaagccagTTTCATTAAAGAAGCAACGCTCTGGGAGATCTTCACACACTGTCACTGTCCGCCATTAATCTTCTTTCATTAGTGAGATGAAATGACAAACTTTTCAGACTCTCCTCAGGTAATAAATGAGTATCAAGCTGGGCAATATATCCAGATATGACTTCATTTCCCATCCGTTTTTAAAACAAAGGCCGAGTTTCAGTAGTTTCTAAAGACTCTCGGCTGCAGGCTGCCTCATTAAAGGAGTGTTCATTCTGTCTCATTTATTCACATCGTGGCCCTTCTTCCATAATTGTGGGGAGCTGGAGCCAGTTCCTTCAGACATTTGGTGAAAGGCGTCGAAAACGTCGCCAACTGACTTGATAGCCAACGCACCGAGCCAGACAATCCCTCACACCCACAGCCGTGGACAGGACATCATCCTGAATGTAGCGCACGAGAGAACATGCAAATGAGAGGCTGGAAAAACCTTCCAAGTTGTCAGGGGTCGGACGAGCAGTCCAGTTAGATCCAGGTGGTCTGAAGTAGCGTCTGTCAGAGGCAATTTAACAGGCCTCAGGTTGAATCTTATTTGCCCCGTGACCTCTAAACTGTACTGCATGTATGTATATCCTCTGTAAACCAGAGCAGTCACCGTGACTTCAGTGCCAAGTATTGGTTTATAAACTATTCCTTCTGAAGCACAATACTACCACCTGGCGGCAGCTGTGGTAACTGCAGAATTACTCAGGGGATGGACGCTGTCaaatttatttacattcatattCCCAAATTGAGAATTTGATTCAACAGTTGCAGCAGAAAAGCCGTCTGCCGCTTGTGTCAGATGTAAATACCTTTTCAGCACATACTGTACACATGTACCGTagtttcaaaagaaaacaccaaAGGGTTTGTATGAACATGGAACTTTTTCGTTTATTGGCCAGAGAACACCAGCTCAGACAAGAACTCCATAATGTTTCAGGACATCTGTGTATTTTGCAATCTTGCTCTCCACGTTCTTCTCTGCCTGCCTGGTCAGCTTGACCAGAGTCTTTTTCTTGGTGTACTGCAGCTTGGACTtcaccttcctcttctcctccagagTAGCTGTGATCGCCTGATACTTCCAGCCGACCTCGTGAGCCAGGCGCCCCAGCAGAGCAAACTGGCggggagaacacacacacgcacgtcaGACTCCGCTTCCATGAGGACTCATGTCTAACTGGAACTCTTCCACTCGACATGACGGTCCTAAACTCAACTCAGTAATCAGATCCGTAAGTTTTCTCATCACTAGATGATCAGCTTCGGGAAAGGTGAACATCACAGTTGAGTACGAGGAACTAAAATGAGCCGTTTACCTTGCGAGTGGGCTTCAGGCGCACAATTTTAAGTGCAGCGGGGACGACCATTCTCTTCCTCTGTAGggggcaaaagaaaaaaagtcagaaaaacCCAGAGGTCACCACATCACAACATCCAGCAGCACTGTCTCAGCCATGTTCTCTTTTCAGAATCACTCAAACAAGGTAGGTAAATTGGGAATCATCATTGACAGGACATGTACAATCCATCTGGGAGGGAAGGCAAGCGTCACCTTGTCGTAGGGAGGAGGGATTCCATCGAACACCTTCAGCCTGTCGAGAGCTGCCTGACCCCTCTTGGTTTTGTGGGGAAGCATGCCTGCACGACAGAAGGTGTgagggtgaaaaaaaataaagactggCTAAAAGGCggaaaaaacaaacttaagTGACAACTGCTCAACTCAGCAATCAGATCCGTAAGAGTTTATCATCAATAAATTAACAGTATTGATATAAAAGCTCATCACGGTCGAGCAGGAGCAACTCCATCTCACACTATCCAGCATAAAGAGGCTACCATGGCACTCGAGTCTCACCTCTTACGGTCCTCCAGAAGATCCTGCTTGGAGCTCTGAAGTGGTACGGTCCGCGAGAGGGGTTGGTGTTCATCCTCTTACGCAAGAAAGCAAGGTACTTCACTGTGTAGTGGACACAAGAATCAGGCAGGCGCTTTAGTCATCAAGACAGTTTTGGTCCATTCATTGGAGTCCAGTTCATGACGCATGTCTCAGATGGTAGTGCATGTAAAGTCGTCTCATGGTCAATTAAACTCGAAACGTTACGGACAAAAATCATCACAGACAAGGACTGACTGAGAGGCTAGTTAGACCTTTCCAAATGACATATGCAGGTGTTAAGACACTGTTGAAAACATTGCATATAGCGACCTGCAGCCCAGACATTCGCATAGCACAATAACTGGGGAAATTAAAAACCTGTTACAGTTCAATAACTGGACCATATCATATGCAATATTCCTTCGTAATTCAGGTGTCACGTTTGAAAAGGTCTAACCAGCCAAAACTATAGGTGAACTGGAGTAGCAGAGCATACTCACGTTTGTTGCGGTAGAAGTTGCCAGAGATGTTGATTCCTTCACATCTCACCACCACAACTTTGTGTCCTAAAAGATGCAGATGAAAGCTGCTTATAATCCGAGCAACAGTAGGACGTCTATTTCAAAAACAGCTTCTGTCTCAGATGGTAGTGCATGTGAGTTTTCTCATGGTCGCCAAACTCAAAAATACGAAGGATAATTTTCATCACAGACAGGGGACGCAGCTAAGATGGACGATTGTGTAGTTACAACTAGACAGGAGAGGGACATGGCATACATACCGAGAAGGACCTGTTTGGCCACGATGGCAGCAAGCCGGCCCAGGAGATGGCCCCTGCCATCAAGCAGCAGAACCTAGACAGATGCACATTGAAGTGAGAAAATATTCTTTCCATTTCTACTTGTTCTCAAAAGACGCACCAAATGACGTGTGTGGCCCTTCGAACTGTAGCAACACTCAAGCTCAGGAGCTCTGCAACCTAGTTATTAGACACGTACTTTTAAGAAGCCAAAACTTAAGAGCGGAGGCCGATGTCAGGCTAACTATCCGGCACATGGTACATTGACTGGTTATCCAGCATTAGCAACAAGCTAACGCGCACTTCAGATGTATATAGCTAAGCTCGGCCATACACCATAACTATCGTAGCAATAATGCTG comes from the Synchiropus splendidus isolate RoL2022-P1 chromosome 16, RoL_Sspl_1.0, whole genome shotgun sequence genome and includes:
- the rpl13a gene encoding 60S ribosomal protein L13a, which produces MLHSITLVGRCDICHRLRSTCKSRRETSLPLAPAFYHEQPRLSFFSLIMADRFHKVLLLDGRGHLLGRLAAIVAKQVLLGHKVVVVRCEGINISGNFYRNKLKYLAFLRKRMNTNPSRGPYHFRAPSRIFWRTVRGMLPHKTKRGQAALDRLKVFDGIPPPYDKRKRMVVPAALKIVRLKPTRKFALLGRLAHEVGWKYQAITATLEEKRKVKSKLQYTKKKTLVKLTRQAEKNVESKIAKYTDVLKHYGVLV